In a genomic window of Ancylothrix sp. D3o:
- a CDS encoding pentapeptide repeat-containing protein, with protein MADEASIKKLLSSIIGRPAGTPADTLSAPAQPDEQQPQVHFDGVNLAGADLTLADLSGLILIGVNLRYSYLLCADLSRSDLSKADLTGVNLSGAYLNLANLTGATLTKANLSRTNFSCATLTNSQLCDASLLHSDLSTSNLTGADLSDTNLSEANLNSANLTGATLKKAKLHRTDLSGANLTKARINQADLNGASLNRANLAGADLSQAQLHYVCLINANLSGANLAGVNLNNAALNDAILYDANLTDTDFTGANLRGAKINEATQFVGKWRLIWEIVNLKVEGRELKGANLSDALLCGTTLRRANLMEANCVNTNFRVSNFWRANLSGANFSDANLSDVNLCDANLSNTNLSGVNLTMAFLFNTNLKNAILKGAKLNKSQLRDAQFINAELTEALFIGADLTGADFTGAQVKNARFGENVGMTEALREDLLNRGAIFKL; from the coding sequence ATGGCGGATGAAGCTTCTATTAAAAAACTTCTCAGTAGCATTATAGGGCGTCCTGCCGGCACGCCTGCTGATACCTTGTCCGCGCCGGCCCAACCAGACGAACAACAACCACAGGTGCATTTTGACGGCGTTAACTTGGCCGGTGCTGATCTGACTCTGGCCGACCTCAGCGGCCTTATTTTGATTGGGGTAAACCTCCGCTACAGTTATCTGCTTTGTGCCGACCTCAGCCGGTCTGATCTAAGCAAAGCCGACCTTACAGGGGTCAATCTCAGCGGTGCTTACCTGAATTTGGCAAACTTGACCGGCGCGACTTTAACTAAAGCAAATCTCAGCCGCACGAATTTTAGTTGCGCCACCCTGACGAATTCTCAACTGTGTGACGCTTCTTTGTTGCATAGCGACCTCAGCACTAGCAACCTGACGGGCGCCGACCTCAGCGACACCAACCTCAGCGAAGCCAACCTCAACAGTGCAAACTTAACAGGAGCAACGCTTAAGAAGGCTAAGTTACACCGCACCGACCTCAGCGGGGCCAACTTAACAAAAGCAAGAATTAATCAAGCGGATCTCAATGGTGCGAGTTTAAACCGAGCAAACTTGGCCGGTGCGGATCTAAGCCAAGCACAGCTACATTATGTTTGCTTGATAAATGCCAATTTATCAGGGGCAAATTTGGCCGGTGTTAATCTCAATAATGCCGCTCTCAATGATGCCATTTTATATGATGCCAACCTCACCGACACCGACTTTACCGGCGCCAATCTTCGGGGAGCTAAAATTAATGAAGCAACTCAATTTGTCGGCAAATGGCGTTTAATTTGGGAAATTGTCAACCTGAAAGTAGAGGGGCGGGAACTCAAAGGAGCGAACCTCAGCGATGCTCTTTTGTGCGGGACAACGCTGCGGCGTGCTAACTTGATGGAAGCAAATTGTGTAAATACAAATTTCCGAGTTTCTAATTTTTGGCGAGCAAATTTGAGTGGGGCTAACTTCAGCGACGCCAACCTTTCTGATGTGAATTTGTGCGATGCAAATCTCAGTAATACTAACCTAAGCGGCGTTAATTTGACAATGGCTTTTTTATTCAATACCAATCTAAAAAATGCAATTCTCAAAGGTGCCAAACTGAATAAAAGTCAATTAAGAGATGCTCAATTTATCAATGCTGAATTAACAGAAGCGCTTTTTATTGGGGCAGATTTAACCGGCGCAGACTTCACCGGCGCTCAAGTAAAAAATGCCCGATTTGGTGAAAATGTGGGCATGACTGAAGCGTTGAGAGAAGATTTACTCAATCGCGGCGCAATTTTTAAACTTTAA
- a CDS encoding pentapeptide repeat-containing protein, translated as MSEQADLLLKQGISEYQAGEFESALQLWKEALEIYRKTSNPRKEGAALGNLGAAYQALGDFQSALNCYQQHLGIAKEVEDVIGQCNALLNLGNNYCQMGEFKKAIECYQHRLSLAKMIKNSLMEGQSLGSIRACYEEEGDSEKAQECYRQQIEILREFLLQEKGELATTAESLGLNILEDLAGADLSHLDLHYSDLEGANLAGIRAEKANLTLANLAGANLAFADLSYAVLVNASLAEANLESCNLTGADLRTNISNANLTGALLCEANLSSAYLCGASLAGANLTGANLKNADLTGVNFAGADLRGADLTRAEFKGANLEKTRLGSNPGVSEQMKENFIERGAFFEEE; from the coding sequence ATGAGCGAACAGGCCGATTTATTACTTAAACAAGGGATTTCTGAATATCAAGCCGGTGAGTTTGAAAGTGCTTTGCAGTTGTGGAAAGAAGCGCTGGAAATTTACAGGAAAACATCAAATCCTCGCAAGGAAGGTGCAGCTTTAGGCAATTTAGGGGCGGCTTATCAAGCTTTGGGAGATTTTCAATCAGCGCTGAATTGTTATCAGCAACATTTGGGGATTGCTAAGGAAGTTGAAGATGTGATCGGCCAATGCAATGCGCTTTTAAATTTGGGTAATAATTATTGCCAAATGGGGGAGTTTAAAAAGGCTATTGAGTGTTATCAACACCGGTTATCTTTGGCTAAAATGATAAAAAATAGCTTGATGGAAGGTCAATCTTTGGGGAGTATCCGCGCTTGTTATGAGGAAGAGGGAGACTCGGAAAAGGCTCAGGAATGTTACCGGCAGCAAATAGAAATTTTGCGAGAGTTTTTGTTACAAGAAAAAGGGGAATTAGCAACAACTGCTGAAAGTTTAGGATTAAATATTTTGGAGGATTTAGCGGGGGCTGATTTGAGTCATTTAGATTTGCATTATTCTGATTTGGAAGGTGCGAATTTGGCAGGAATAAGGGCAGAAAAGGCAAATTTAACGCTGGCGAATCTGGCGGGGGCAAATTTGGCTTTTGCTGATCTTAGTTATGCGGTGTTGGTGAATGCTTCTTTGGCGGAAGCAAATTTAGAATCGTGTAATTTAACTGGGGCTGATTTGCGAACGAATATCAGTAATGCTAATTTAACCGGCGCGTTGTTATGTGAGGCAAATTTAAGTAGTGCTTATTTATGTGGGGCTTCTTTGGCCGGTGCCAATCTAACTGGTGCTAATTTAAAAAATGCTGACTTAACTGGGGTGAATTTTGCCGGTGCAGATTTAAGGGGGGCTGATTTAACGCGAGCAGAATTTAAGGGGGCAAATTTAGAGAAAACTCGCTTGGGAAGTAACCCTGGGGTTTCTGAGCAAATGAAAGAGAATTTTATTGAAAGAGGCGCATTTTTTGAAGAAGAATAA
- a CDS encoding pentapeptide repeat-containing protein encodes MQQPLSPIPQTDCLLMELTAASASEGNLQQIDLYVTLHFDEACQALMTGYVKYALRGGRLKLKLENATFVGPSCQESPQTQRLISKKDSAAKEVCQVSFVESETQPTWEFSLPKQTNQSKLENFKLATIELQAFPAKIQTFFQISPGCLRVTGAEGLWHFDISPNKHAILETKLALWLQENQQIGGGWVGVLNYQSPEMSERSGYEISENPFRETANLSQAIEEVLGAKTENFRELAKLAGLNYMVDFAGANLLGVSLEGSDLSNANLEGINLRGALLSDVDFSGANLSGANLAGADISGALLSDANLQNADLHRASLALANLGGANLAGANLKEANLSNANLSDADLSNANLSDAELKDAGLMLTKLAGVNLAGANIEGARFRHDSGITEEMQKDLIERGAIFEV; translated from the coding sequence ATGCAGCAACCACTCTCGCCAATACCGCAAACAGATTGCCTGTTAATGGAACTAACCGCTGCCAGCGCCTCTGAGGGGAATTTGCAGCAAATCGACTTGTATGTGACTCTGCATTTTGATGAAGCTTGCCAAGCTTTGATGACAGGATATGTCAAATATGCCTTGAGGGGAGGCCGGTTAAAACTTAAGTTAGAAAACGCTACATTTGTTGGGCCGTCTTGCCAAGAATCTCCTCAAACTCAAAGGCTGATTTCTAAAAAAGATAGCGCTGCAAAGGAGGTCTGTCAAGTGAGTTTTGTTGAGTCAGAAACTCAACCGACTTGGGAGTTTTCTCTGCCAAAACAGACGAACCAAAGTAAGCTGGAAAATTTTAAATTAGCAACGATAGAATTGCAGGCTTTTCCGGCCAAAATTCAAACGTTTTTTCAAATTTCACCGGGCTGTCTGAGAGTCACCGGCGCTGAGGGGTTATGGCATTTTGATATCAGCCCCAATAAACACGCGATTTTAGAAACAAAACTTGCGCTATGGCTGCAAGAAAATCAGCAAATTGGCGGGGGTTGGGTAGGGGTTTTGAATTATCAATCTCCAGAGATGTCGGAAAGAAGCGGTTACGAAATATCGGAGAACCCGTTTAGAGAAACGGCGAATTTAAGCCAAGCAATTGAAGAAGTTTTAGGGGCCAAAACTGAGAATTTTAGGGAATTGGCAAAGCTGGCTGGGTTGAATTATATGGTTGATTTTGCCGGTGCAAATTTACTGGGAGTTTCTTTAGAGGGAAGTGATTTAAGTAATGCCAATTTAGAGGGGATTAATTTGCGGGGTGCGCTGCTTAGTGATGTGGATTTTAGTGGGGCAAATTTAAGTGGGGCAAATTTAGCTGGGGCGGATATTTCGGGTGCTTTGCTGAGTGATGCTAACCTGCAAAATGCCGATTTACATAGGGCTTCTTTAGCTCTGGCAAACTTGGGTGGGGCAAATTTAGCTGGGGCAAATTTAAAAGAAGCTAATTTGAGTAATGCGAATTTAAGTGATGCGGATTTAAGTAATGCAAATTTAAGTGATGCTGAGTTAAAAGATGCCGGTTTGATGTTAACAAAATTGGCAGGGGTGAATTTGGCCGGTGCAAATATTGAGGGGGCGAGGTTTCGTCACGATTCGGGAATAACAGAAGAAATGCAGAAAGATTTAATCGAGCGGGGGGCAATTTTTGAAGTTTAA